One window of Hymenobacter sp. BRD128 genomic DNA carries:
- the tyrS gene encoding tyrosine--tRNA ligase codes for MDLLSELRWRGMYHDAMPGTAEHLASAAPVSGYIGFDPTAASLHIGNLATIMLLVHLQRAGHRPVALVGGATGMIGDPSGKSAERNLLDETTLRANQAGIRAQLEKFLEFNDSPTGAVLVNNYDWFKDFGFLQFLREVGKHLTVNYMMAKDSVKRRIGGNEDSGSEGISYTEFSYQLLQGYDFYHLYQNLGCTLQMGASDQWGNITTGTELIRRLTDGQGKAYALTGQLITKADGTKYGKSETGTVWLDPALTSPYQFYQFFLRAEDADAPRLIRVFTLLSQAEIEALEAEHAQNPGLKTLQKALAKDVTIRVHSEAAYEAAVAASQVLFGGGDLAALDEATLLDVFAGVPHLRVPRAEATGLTLAVLLSEATDKQILPSRGEVRKLVQSNGLSLNGQKATSPDAPVAELPLLLDKYLVVKKGRRDYFLLEMTN; via the coding sequence TTGGATTTACTCTCTGAACTTCGCTGGCGCGGCATGTACCACGACGCCATGCCCGGCACGGCCGAGCACCTGGCCAGCGCCGCGCCCGTGTCGGGCTACATTGGCTTCGACCCCACGGCCGCCTCGCTGCACATCGGCAACCTGGCCACCATTATGCTGCTCGTGCACTTGCAGCGCGCCGGCCACCGCCCGGTGGCGCTGGTGGGCGGCGCCACCGGCATGATTGGCGACCCTAGCGGCAAGAGCGCCGAGCGCAACCTGCTCGACGAAACTACCCTGCGCGCCAACCAGGCCGGCATTCGGGCCCAACTCGAAAAATTCCTGGAGTTCAACGACTCGCCCACCGGGGCGGTGCTCGTCAATAACTACGACTGGTTCAAGGACTTCGGCTTCCTGCAATTTTTGCGCGAGGTGGGCAAGCACCTCACCGTGAACTACATGATGGCCAAAGACTCGGTGAAGCGCCGCATCGGCGGCAATGAGGACAGCGGCTCGGAGGGCATCAGCTACACCGAGTTTAGCTACCAACTGCTGCAGGGCTATGACTTTTACCACCTCTACCAAAACCTGGGCTGCACCCTGCAAATGGGGGCTAGCGACCAGTGGGGCAACATCACCACCGGCACCGAGCTCATCCGCCGCCTCACCGATGGCCAGGGCAAGGCCTACGCCCTTACCGGCCAGCTCATCACCAAGGCCGACGGCACCAAGTATGGCAAATCGGAAACCGGCACCGTGTGGCTCGACCCGGCCCTGACCTCGCCCTACCAGTTCTACCAGTTTTTCCTGCGCGCCGAAGACGCTGATGCCCCGCGCCTCATCCGCGTCTTCACGCTGCTCAGCCAGGCCGAAATCGAAGCCCTCGAAGCCGAGCACGCCCAAAACCCCGGCCTGAAAACCCTGCAAAAGGCGCTGGCTAAAGACGTAACCATCCGGGTACACTCCGAGGCGGCCTACGAGGCGGCCGTGGCCGCCTCGCAGGTACTCTTCGGCGGGGGCGACCTGGCCGCGCTCGACGAAGCCACGCTGCTCGACGTGTTTGCCGGCGTGCCCCACCTGCGCGTGCCGCGCGCCGAGGCGACCGGCCTGACCCTAGCCGTGCTGCTGAGCGAGGCTACCGACAAGCAGATTTTGCCCTCGCGCGGCGAAGTGCGCAAGCTTGTACAGTCCAACGGCCTCAGCCTCAACGGGCAGAAAGCGACCTCGCCCGATGCGCCGGTGGCGGAGCTGCCGCTGCTCCTGGATAAATATCTAGTGGTAAAAAAAGGTCGGAGAGATTATTTCCTACTCGAAATGACTAATTGA
- a CDS encoding HEAT repeat domain-containing protein — protein MQPDQTLATLKTDFFSPDSAVAMAAADKLSEIGGDEVLDFLISVLKSPNALRRNSAALALRNIGDNRAAEPLWREILNPQNRNQRATMIYALERLDCSQKLPELFDLLFYGSYEAQMYAGTILEEQDFEFSEADLHAIQGKWDDLQKHPEKCVDFEMRKDDIQHFVEGFTSYLND, from the coding sequence ATGCAGCCCGACCAGACCCTAGCCACCCTTAAAACCGATTTCTTTTCGCCCGATTCAGCCGTGGCAATGGCGGCGGCCGATAAGCTCAGTGAGATTGGAGGCGATGAGGTGCTGGATTTTTTAATCTCAGTTCTCAAAAGCCCTAACGCCTTGCGGCGTAACAGCGCCGCCCTGGCCCTGCGCAACATCGGCGACAACCGGGCTGCGGAGCCTCTCTGGCGGGAAATCCTGAACCCGCAAAACCGAAATCAGCGAGCCACAATGATTTACGCTCTTGAGAGGCTGGATTGCTCGCAAAAGCTACCGGAATTATTTGACTTGCTTTTTTACGGTAGCTACGAGGCCCAGATGTATGCGGGGACTATCCTCGAGGAACAGGATTTTGAGTTTTCGGAAGCTGATTTGCATGCTATTCAAGGCAAGTGGGATGACTTACAAAAGCATCCTGAAAAATGCGTTGATTTTGAAATGCGCAAGGATGACATTCAGCATTTTGTAGAAGGATTTACCAGCTACTTAAACGACTAA
- a CDS encoding LacI family DNA-binding transcriptional regulator, with amino-acid sequence MSSIKKTTPSAAPTAVSMADLARELGVSMTTISRALSDHHSIGAATKQRVLKLAKKLNYQPNHLAAALRKGQSRLLGVVVPYIEGKFFPSVIQGIETAASKAGFSVIVCQSHEEVQLERRNVETLLNAQVAGVLVSLARNTQDYYHFDKVRSRGVPLVFFDRIPAAEQVNSVVLNDREGAFQATRHLLAQGCRRIAHLAGPPHLNIYQHRRQGYLDALATHNIAPDESMIVTSDMTTDDGAQAMRQLLALPLPIDAVFAAGDSAILGALQVLKGQGIRVPQDIALAGFSNEGFTAITEPQLTSVDQRCEEMGQAAVRLFLELAAAPDAPFVQRQVVLQPELFVRESSRHRQAE; translated from the coding sequence ATGAGTTCTATAAAAAAAACAACGCCCAGCGCTGCGCCAACCGCCGTGTCGATGGCCGACCTGGCCCGTGAGCTGGGCGTGTCGATGACGACAATTTCGCGGGCGCTGAGCGACCACCACAGCATCGGGGCTGCCACCAAGCAGCGCGTACTAAAGCTGGCCAAGAAGCTTAACTACCAACCCAACCACCTGGCCGCCGCCCTGCGCAAGGGCCAGAGCCGGCTGCTGGGGGTCGTGGTGCCCTACATCGAAGGCAAGTTTTTTCCCTCGGTTATTCAAGGCATTGAAACGGCGGCCAGCAAGGCCGGCTTCAGCGTCATCGTGTGCCAGTCGCACGAGGAAGTGCAGCTGGAGCGCCGCAACGTGGAAACGCTGCTCAATGCCCAGGTGGCGGGCGTACTGGTATCGCTGGCCCGCAACACCCAGGATTATTACCACTTCGATAAGGTGCGGAGCCGCGGGGTGCCGCTGGTGTTTTTTGACCGCATTCCGGCCGCTGAGCAGGTAAACTCCGTGGTGCTCAACGACCGCGAGGGCGCCTTTCAGGCCACGCGCCACCTGCTGGCGCAGGGCTGCCGCCGCATTGCCCACCTGGCAGGCCCGCCGCACCTCAACATTTACCAGCACCGCCGCCAGGGCTACCTCGATGCGCTGGCCACCCACAACATTGCCCCCGACGAGTCAATGATTGTTACCTCCGACATGACTACCGACGACGGCGCCCAGGCCATGCGCCAGCTGCTGGCCTTACCCTTACCCATCGATGCCGTGTTTGCGGCCGGCGACTCGGCCATTCTGGGTGCCTTGCAGGTACTGAAGGGGCAGGGTATTCGCGTGCCGCAGGATATTGCCCTCGCTGGCTTTAGTAATGAAGGCTTTACGGCCATTACCGAGCCCCAGCTAACCTCCGTCGACCAGCGCTGCGAAGAAATGGGCCAGGCCGCCGTGCGCCTGTTTCTGGAGCTGGCCGCCGCCCCCGATGCGCCCTTCGTGCAGCGCCAGGTGGTGCTCCAGCCCGAGCTGTTCGTGCGCGAGTCGTCGCGGCACAGGCAGGCGGAATAA